One genomic segment of Brevibacillus laterosporus LMG 15441 includes these proteins:
- a CDS encoding PAS domain S-box protein, with translation MSNLKALPFFSSVSHQDILDHLPTGVIQIDSRGIIVYTNHVLLQWIGYAETELIGRPLQEFFPDFTLRDCEEEASPVEQHYEINTIDNGSLYVKALIQSYRKQGQTTHLLLIRKLGKKTKWRRIFEKFKQSNSHLSPDDAYMTLDITGDFRDVNEKCSVITGYTESELLQNNVYDLLHPDYWTEANHIYEHLQTGTPFATTLSIRHKKGHPVWLQVMFLPLLAFDKTVGMHGIAKEFSHEHMLEEALWESQLKYQILADYTSDLITFLDSRGKVVFVSPSHETIFGHPLQDYYQQHPFDYLHPDDIPHLRKWFHHIYETKQVDADPIELRVRNHDGHFLFIRNSCIPMLSKDGNILGFALIGENIHHQKQTENLLQQSEKLSLIGELAAGIAHEIRNPLTALRGFTQLLQTHPEDSNKYTDIMLKELDRIHFIANELLLLAKPQGYQLAPNDICSLLQDVITLLESQAILANVTISTHWEPDIPSLLCEPRQLKQVFINIIKNSVEAMPAGGCIHIEVTKLEHHVVIRFSDEGCGIPLSTLEKVGKPFYTTKETGTGLGLMVSSKIIREHNGTLQLRSEMNQGTTIEITLPYMPEVTKE, from the coding sequence ATGAGTAACTTGAAAGCTCTCCCGTTCTTTTCCTCTGTATCGCATCAGGATATTCTTGATCATCTACCAACAGGAGTCATTCAGATCGATAGTAGAGGAATCATCGTTTATACGAACCATGTTTTACTCCAATGGATAGGGTATGCTGAAACCGAATTGATTGGTAGGCCGTTGCAAGAGTTTTTTCCTGATTTTACATTAAGAGACTGCGAAGAAGAGGCATCTCCTGTTGAACAGCATTATGAAATTAACACGATAGATAACGGCTCTCTTTATGTCAAAGCACTCATTCAATCCTACAGAAAGCAGGGCCAAACGACTCATCTCCTCCTTATTAGAAAGTTAGGCAAAAAAACGAAGTGGCGTAGAATTTTCGAAAAGTTCAAACAAAGCAACTCACACCTTTCACCTGATGATGCTTACATGACCCTAGATATTACAGGAGATTTTCGAGATGTCAACGAGAAATGTAGTGTAATAACCGGATACACGGAATCTGAATTATTACAAAATAACGTCTATGACCTACTACATCCTGATTATTGGACTGAAGCAAACCATATCTATGAACACCTTCAAACAGGGACTCCGTTTGCAACTACTCTTTCCATCCGGCATAAAAAGGGACATCCCGTGTGGCTACAGGTTATGTTTCTTCCCTTGCTTGCCTTCGATAAAACCGTTGGGATGCACGGAATCGCAAAAGAATTTTCACACGAGCATATGTTAGAAGAAGCGTTATGGGAAAGCCAGCTTAAGTATCAAATTCTAGCAGATTATACTTCTGATCTCATCACTTTTCTAGATTCACGCGGTAAAGTAGTCTTTGTTTCCCCCTCTCATGAAACGATATTCGGACATCCTCTGCAAGACTACTATCAACAACACCCATTTGACTATCTGCATCCTGATGATATCCCTCATTTGCGCAAATGGTTTCATCATATATATGAAACAAAGCAAGTAGATGCTGATCCTATAGAATTACGGGTCAGGAATCATGACGGACATTTTCTCTTCATTCGTAATTCCTGTATTCCTATGCTTAGTAAAGACGGAAACATTCTGGGCTTTGCCCTCATCGGAGAGAACATTCATCATCAAAAACAAACCGAGAACCTTTTACAACAATCAGAAAAGCTTTCTCTGATTGGCGAATTGGCTGCGGGCATAGCTCATGAAATTCGTAATCCGCTTACGGCACTGCGCGGATTCACCCAGCTTTTGCAGACCCATCCTGAAGACAGCAATAAATATACAGACATCATGTTAAAAGAATTAGATCGCATTCATTTTATTGCAAACGAATTATTACTGTTAGCTAAACCACAGGGATACCAATTAGCGCCAAATGATATCTGCTCCTTATTGCAGGATGTAATTACATTATTAGAATCGCAAGCTATATTAGCTAATGTCACGATCTCTACTCACTGGGAACCGGATATCCCCTCTCTTCTCTGTGAACCCCGTCAGTTAAAACAAGTATTTATCAATATCATCAAAAACAGTGTAGAAGCCATGCCCGCTGGAGGTTGTATTCATATTGAAGTAACAAAGCTAGAGCATCATGTAGTAATCCGCTTTTCTGATGAAGGCTGTGGTATACCTCTGTCTACATTAGAAAAAGTAGGCAAACCATTCTATACAACCAAAGAAACCGGAACTGGGCTTGGTCTTATGGTTAGTTCCAAAATTATACGTGAGCACAATGGTACTCTTCAGCTACGCAGTGAAATGAATCAAGGAACTACCATTGAAATTACTTTACCCTACATGCCAGAAGTAACAAAGGAATGA
- a CDS encoding LacI family DNA-binding transcriptional regulator, translating to MANIKQIAELAGVSITTVSRVLNNHPYVQEAKRQAVWDAVHKLNYSPNSNAVHLVKGRTGMVAVLLPFVNHPFAGMVLEGIAEQALLNNYRLILCQTNYDQNEEKRVLDMLKSKQIDGVIIVSRKGKWEMVESYASYGPIVACEKVDSEVISYVHVDRYRGTQECFRYLVEKGYRQIGFSLGTSGTHNGKKRMQAYLEGIGDLKEPVRPEWIFENCYQMEDGSQVVQQLARLKERPQAIMVAGDLPAAGMITEAKKLGWRVPEDLAIIGFDNLPLASILDLTTMNVPSFEAGKVAFQLFIDQILERRNKLKERKIVTKKVELPLKFIIRGSA from the coding sequence ATGGCTAATATAAAACAGATAGCCGAGCTAGCAGGTGTTTCGATTACAACTGTTTCACGCGTTCTTAACAATCATCCCTATGTGCAGGAAGCTAAGCGTCAGGCAGTCTGGGATGCTGTGCATAAGCTTAATTACTCGCCAAATAGTAACGCTGTTCATCTAGTAAAAGGGCGGACAGGAATGGTGGCGGTTCTATTGCCGTTTGTCAATCATCCCTTTGCTGGAATGGTGCTGGAGGGAATTGCCGAACAAGCATTGCTGAATAATTACCGATTAATTTTATGCCAGACCAATTATGATCAAAATGAAGAGAAGCGCGTATTGGATATGCTGAAATCCAAGCAAATAGATGGAGTGATCATTGTTTCCAGAAAAGGCAAATGGGAGATGGTAGAGTCGTATGCTTCCTACGGACCGATCGTTGCTTGCGAAAAAGTAGACAGTGAAGTCATCTCTTATGTACATGTTGATCGGTACAGGGGAACGCAGGAATGCTTTCGTTATTTAGTGGAAAAAGGCTATCGACAAATTGGCTTTTCTCTTGGGACAAGCGGCACTCATAACGGAAAGAAACGTATGCAGGCGTATTTAGAAGGGATTGGCGACTTGAAAGAACCTGTTCGACCAGAATGGATTTTTGAAAATTGCTATCAGATGGAGGATGGTTCGCAGGTTGTGCAGCAATTAGCCCGGCTAAAGGAACGTCCACAAGCAATTATGGTTGCAGGTGATTTGCCAGCAGCAGGTATGATAACAGAAGCAAAAAAACTAGGATGGCGTGTTCCTGAGGACTTGGCTATTATTGGCTTTGATAATTTACCGTTGGCGAGCATTCTTGATTTAACCACGATGAATGTACCTAGTTTTGAAGCAGGCAAGGTCGCTTTTCAATTATTTATCGACCAGATTCTTGAGCGGAGAAACAAGCTAAAGGAGAGAAAAATTGTCACTAAAAAAGTAGAGCTACCGTTGAAGTTTATCATACGTGGCAGTGCGTGA
- a CDS encoding phosphotransferase: protein MNRWDVILLNTELRKAVEHTYCMQILETDILHDTGRTIVIHLKTSKGDYVLKRIILDEERLQFILAVEDQIRSTGISIPNVLPTVDGKRYFIWNNQYYLMQQYIYGDPSTDPDMGETSVENIWERGVLLGQLHRASYGFSTPMSPKYMGLDTWNEHYQSGLYYLKRWYEKNKNSSSERKQVMCEYLPYFQMAGYEIYQALQRSSYYANLKYRSVGEQWICHGDFHRGNVFKRRGQFWVIDWEFTRHDFPSKDLERLVNLLVKKQARWSRKAFTTLIDQYLSNNVLSQADQWIMYHDLAFPHGVRRMVKHDLYKKGSVSDLEELLQKEWDRSEHLKQLID from the coding sequence ATGAACAGATGGGATGTGATTCTTTTGAACACGGAGTTAAGGAAAGCCGTGGAACATACGTATTGTATGCAAATCCTAGAAACGGATATTTTGCATGATACGGGAAGAACGATCGTAATCCATTTGAAAACGTCAAAGGGAGACTACGTCCTAAAGAGGATCATTCTGGATGAGGAACGATTGCAGTTTATCTTGGCAGTAGAGGATCAAATTCGGAGTACGGGTATTTCTATTCCAAATGTTTTACCTACAGTTGATGGAAAACGCTATTTTATCTGGAACAATCAATATTATTTAATGCAACAATACATTTATGGTGATCCATCTACTGATCCGGACATGGGAGAGACCAGCGTAGAAAATATATGGGAGCGCGGTGTTTTATTAGGGCAGTTGCATCGTGCATCATATGGTTTTAGCACCCCCATGAGCCCAAAATACATGGGATTGGATACTTGGAATGAACACTATCAATCAGGTCTGTATTATTTGAAACGCTGGTATGAAAAAAACAAGAACAGCTCCTCGGAACGAAAACAGGTGATGTGCGAGTATCTCCCCTATTTTCAGATGGCCGGTTATGAGATTTACCAAGCATTACAGAGGTCTAGTTATTATGCTAATTTGAAATACCGATCTGTTGGTGAACAGTGGATTTGTCACGGGGATTTTCATCGGGGAAATGTTTTTAAGCGTCGAGGGCAATTTTGGGTGATTGATTGGGAATTTACACGTCATGATTTTCCTTCTAAGGATTTGGAACGTTTGGTTAATTTGCTTGTAAAAAAACAGGCTAGATGGAGCAGAAAAGCTTTTACTACTTTAATAGACCAATATTTATCTAATAATGTTTTATCCCAAGCGGATCAGTGGATCATGTATCATGACTTAGCTTTTCCGCATGGAGTCAGAAGAATGGTTAAGCACGATCTGTATAAAAAGGGGTCTGTTAGTGATCTAGAGGAACTTTTACAAAAAGAGTGGGATCGAAGCGAGCATTTAAAACAATTAATAGATTGA
- a CDS encoding YiiD C-terminal domain-containing protein, which produces MNPVQKFFVKQVPFAQTIGVTITQSSPGEACARLPFSPSNVNHVGTIHAGALFTLAESAAAASILSTFSDLVPHILLLVTKSSVEYSAPAQGDIVAVASISKETEQLVRNTLNQPGDRIRFTVHTEIKREGADEISALAQFEMYIKRNEVDRQ; this is translated from the coding sequence ATGAACCCCGTTCAAAAATTTTTTGTCAAGCAAGTACCATTTGCCCAAACAATTGGAGTTACCATCACACAATCATCACCTGGTGAAGCATGTGCTAGGCTCCCTTTTTCACCTTCTAATGTAAATCATGTCGGCACCATACATGCTGGTGCCCTCTTTACATTAGCTGAATCAGCCGCTGCTGCTTCCATTTTGTCCACCTTTTCTGACTTAGTTCCTCATATTCTGCTACTAGTAACCAAAAGCTCTGTCGAATACTCTGCACCAGCTCAAGGTGATATTGTAGCGGTAGCTTCTATTTCCAAGGAGACAGAACAACTGGTTCGTAACACACTTAATCAGCCCGGCGACCGGATACGTTTTACAGTACACACGGAAATCAAGCGAGAAGGAGCCGATGAAATAAGTGCATTGGCTCAATTTGAGATGTATATAAAACGTAACGAAGTCGATAGACAATAG
- a CDS encoding aspartyl-phosphate phosphatase Spo0E family protein codes for MEGVMEEVTLESTIEILRSDMIQAYKEKGNFVDSRVVHISQQLDTYIVQLQLLRRHS; via the coding sequence GTGGAGGGTGTTATGGAAGAAGTAACGTTAGAGTCAACAATCGAAATTTTAAGATCGGATATGATTCAAGCTTATAAAGAAAAAGGTAATTTTGTCGATTCGCGGGTAGTACATATCAGCCAGCAGCTAGATACCTACATTGTTCAACTTCAACTGCTACGTCGTCATTCGTAG
- a CDS encoding PAS domain S-box protein: protein MNLFSSGNDTLFQSLIAESPLGIISVADTGHILSCNHAASSTFGYREEEIIGKSFPILFPTIHGSTFHSLFQQENQSIPTYNQEWIGLHKNGASFSIDVHTTIITNNTPRILAIYIKQNQAQKSDLYQSLFEQNPFLVYSTDLQGRIFSLNHASEQILGYSAHELIGRSYQDLMMFEEDRTAESIRFRRVLQGGHYKLEIPFCNKQGHLVYICLISFPKVFESQVVGVYFMGFDITARKQTERALMMAQEDLKNTLQMQKGMTFKFIKSGKEFIYTMADGELLYRLGLTPEYVVGRRMQDVLPYLQSKRSYYERAWQGESVTYEENVVGVCYVASLRPIVRNDRVVEVIASCIDITERKKAEEELRSTKDLLESLFTNSTDAIYVLDLDGTVLRINRAFEKMYGWSSEEVIGRPLHEFLPNDSQQMIFVCRDKEENNYITSYETHQERKDGSKLYVSLSLSPIHDVTGKIVGTAAISRDITERKATEQLLLNSEKLSAIGELAAGVAHEIRNPLAALRGFVQLLRSSVKDYQPYFQIMLTELDRINMIVSELLVLSKPQVLRLQRKSLQQLLTSVVLLLQTQAIISNVQVLLDFGDDDPYVECEENQLKQVFINLLKNSLEAMDNGGIIQITVSTKEESTYIQVVDQGCGIPDELISQLGQPFISTKEKGTGLGLMITQKIIKEHRGNLSISSEVGKGTTITIRLPLAQSSSL, encoded by the coding sequence ATGAATTTATTTTCTTCCGGTAACGATACGTTATTTCAGTCACTTATTGCCGAATCTCCGTTAGGCATCATTAGCGTAGCGGATACTGGTCACATCCTTAGCTGCAACCATGCAGCCAGTAGCACGTTTGGCTACCGGGAAGAAGAGATCATCGGCAAATCTTTTCCTATTTTATTTCCAACCATTCATGGATCTACCTTTCATTCTTTATTCCAGCAGGAAAACCAATCTATTCCCACGTACAATCAGGAATGGATTGGTCTACACAAGAATGGAGCTAGCTTTTCCATAGATGTACACACAACAATCATCACAAATAATACTCCACGAATTCTTGCTATCTATATTAAACAAAATCAGGCCCAGAAGTCTGACCTTTATCAATCCTTGTTTGAGCAAAATCCTTTCCTTGTATACTCTACAGATTTGCAAGGCAGAATTTTCAGTTTAAATCATGCGAGCGAACAGATTTTAGGCTACTCCGCACATGAATTAATCGGCCGTTCTTATCAGGATTTAATGATGTTTGAGGAAGATCGCACCGCTGAGAGTATCCGATTCCGGCGGGTTCTCCAAGGCGGACATTACAAACTAGAAATCCCCTTTTGCAATAAACAAGGACATCTTGTCTACATTTGCCTGATCAGCTTTCCTAAAGTATTTGAGTCACAGGTAGTAGGTGTCTATTTTATGGGATTCGATATTACCGCTAGAAAACAAACAGAACGCGCTCTCATGATGGCTCAGGAAGACTTAAAAAATACGCTTCAGATGCAAAAAGGCATGACCTTTAAATTCATTAAGTCTGGCAAGGAATTTATTTATACAATGGCAGATGGCGAATTGCTGTATCGTCTAGGTCTAACACCAGAATATGTAGTAGGCCGACGTATGCAGGACGTCCTCCCTTATTTGCAAAGTAAGCGAAGCTACTACGAGAGGGCTTGGCAGGGAGAGAGTGTTACCTACGAAGAAAATGTAGTAGGTGTCTGCTATGTAGCCTCCTTGCGTCCAATTGTCCGCAATGATCGTGTAGTCGAGGTAATCGCTTCATGCATTGATATAACGGAACGAAAAAAAGCAGAGGAAGAGCTACGTTCAACTAAGGATTTACTGGAATCTCTGTTTACCAACTCAACGGATGCGATCTATGTCTTAGATTTAGATGGTACTGTGCTACGAATTAATCGAGCTTTTGAAAAAATGTATGGTTGGAGTAGTGAAGAGGTAATTGGTCGACCTTTGCATGAATTTTTGCCAAATGATTCTCAGCAAATGATCTTTGTTTGCCGTGATAAGGAAGAAAATAATTACATTACCAGTTATGAAACACATCAAGAGCGAAAAGATGGTAGCAAGCTCTATGTCAGCCTGAGCTTATCTCCTATCCATGATGTAACTGGAAAAATTGTGGGAACAGCAGCTATTTCCCGAGATATAACAGAACGAAAAGCAACCGAGCAACTCCTGCTTAACTCTGAAAAATTGTCTGCTATTGGTGAACTAGCTGCTGGGGTAGCCCATGAAATTCGCAACCCTTTGGCAGCGTTACGCGGATTCGTACAATTGCTCCGTTCATCCGTAAAGGATTATCAGCCTTATTTTCAAATCATGCTGACGGAATTAGATCGTATTAATATGATTGTTAGCGAACTATTAGTTCTTTCAAAGCCACAGGTATTACGTTTACAACGGAAGAGCCTACAGCAACTGTTAACCAGCGTTGTTTTGCTGTTACAAACACAAGCCATTATTAGCAACGTCCAGGTGCTATTGGATTTTGGTGATGATGATCCTTATGTAGAATGTGAGGAAAACCAATTAAAACAAGTTTTTATCAATTTACTTAAAAACTCATTAGAAGCAATGGATAATGGTGGCATTATTCAAATTACGGTAAGTACAAAAGAAGAAAGTACTTATATTCAAGTAGTTGATCAAGGCTGTGGAATTCCCGACGAGCTTATCTCTCAGTTAGGTCAACCGTTCATCTCCACAAAAGAAAAAGGCACTGGGTTAGGATTAATGATTACACAAAAAATCATTAAAGAGCATCGTGGTAATTTGTCGATTAGTAGTGAAGTGGGCAAAGGTACAACCATCACAATCCGATTACCGCTCGCTCAATCCTCCAGCCTCTAA
- a CDS encoding polysaccharide deacetylase family protein yields the protein MKKTILFLQVIALIIMLPASVGAVYSMKGIPVLIYHSIADKPDNPYCVPPREFEEQMKWLHDEGYQTLTATELLQYYNEGKQVPDKSVVITIDDGYDDNYLIAYPIFQAYKQKATIFVTAGSVGRPSFMTWDHIKEMHNSGLIDFQSHTMTHAHLDKLSPDVVYQELALSKAMLEAKLHKNIDILAYPYGGFNRAMLPTVREVGYKMAFTTVPSKTTPKQGMHTLRRMEIHPKASLQALLQPKPMPTTHLTFLSSLSR from the coding sequence ATGAAGAAAACAATTTTATTTTTGCAAGTAATTGCATTAATAATCATGCTTCCAGCTTCTGTAGGAGCTGTATATTCAATGAAGGGTATTCCTGTATTGATCTACCATTCTATTGCGGATAAGCCGGATAATCCCTATTGTGTACCTCCTAGAGAGTTTGAGGAACAAATGAAATGGTTGCATGACGAAGGATATCAGACTCTGACAGCAACTGAATTACTTCAATACTATAATGAAGGTAAGCAGGTGCCTGACAAGTCTGTAGTGATCACAATTGACGATGGATATGATGACAATTATCTGATTGCGTATCCTATTTTTCAGGCATATAAGCAAAAAGCGACAATTTTTGTTACAGCTGGATCAGTAGGAAGACCTTCCTTTATGACTTGGGATCACATAAAGGAAATGCACAACAGTGGTTTAATTGATTTTCAATCACATACAATGACGCATGCTCACCTAGATAAGCTATCGCCTGATGTTGTTTATCAGGAATTAGCTCTGTCCAAGGCCATGCTTGAGGCTAAACTACATAAAAATATAGACATTCTTGCTTATCCATACGGAGGATTTAATCGTGCCATGCTGCCAACGGTACGTGAAGTGGGATATAAGATGGCATTTACCACTGTTCCGAGTAAGACAACTCCAAAGCAAGGAATGCATACTCTTCGTCGCATGGAGATCCATCCTAAAGCTTCCCTTCAAGCTCTGCTTCAACCCAAGCCAATGCCAACTACACATCTTACATTTTTAAGCTCTCTGTCACGTTAA
- a CDS encoding aromatic acid exporter family protein yields the protein MPYIGYRTLKTAIGAGLSIFLAQLLGLEFYASAGTLTILCIQITRKRSLSVSIDRFIACLVAMVFSLLFFKWVGFHAFTITMMMLIFIPTLVRLRVIEGFISSCVIMLHIYLKQDLSWSFLWNELQLVTIGIGMGLLMNLYMPNKDKELWELQQKVEKNFSVILKELAGYLRHGEDGWPGSEMVETPVLIKKAKELSLLIVENNLLRPESTIYRYFGIREKQFDILERMLPIVSGLSLQVPQGKQIADFLDELSVKIHPGNTSYVYLDGIREIRERVRQEPLPVTREEFEVRASLFYLLSEIEQYLLLKHNYIRSERELERMHARLKVGKAKAKAKQKE from the coding sequence ATGCCGTATATTGGTTACCGAACACTGAAAACAGCAATTGGTGCTGGATTATCAATTTTTCTTGCTCAATTACTTGGACTAGAGTTCTATGCGTCAGCGGGTACATTAACGATCCTATGCATTCAAATTACGCGAAAGCGTTCGCTTAGCGTTTCCATTGATCGATTTATCGCATGCTTAGTCGCCATGGTTTTCAGCCTTCTGTTTTTTAAATGGGTTGGATTTCATGCTTTCACAATCACGATGATGATGTTGATCTTTATTCCGACATTAGTACGCTTACGTGTAATTGAGGGGTTTATTTCCAGCTGCGTTATTATGTTACATATCTATTTGAAGCAGGATTTAAGCTGGAGCTTCTTATGGAATGAATTACAATTGGTTACGATCGGTATAGGAATGGGGCTCCTGATGAATTTATATATGCCTAACAAAGATAAGGAATTATGGGAGCTTCAGCAAAAAGTAGAAAAAAACTTCTCTGTGATTTTAAAGGAATTGGCAGGCTATTTACGTCATGGAGAAGATGGATGGCCAGGGTCAGAAATGGTAGAAACACCTGTCTTGATAAAAAAAGCAAAAGAGCTTTCCTTACTGATTGTTGAAAATAATTTGTTGCGACCTGAATCAACCATTTATCGTTATTTTGGTATACGGGAGAAGCAATTCGATATTTTAGAGAGAATGCTTCCTATTGTTTCAGGCCTCTCTTTACAGGTTCCTCAGGGAAAACAGATTGCTGATTTTCTCGATGAGCTGAGTGTAAAAATACATCCAGGCAATACGTCATATGTATATTTAGATGGCATTCGAGAAATTAGAGAACGTGTACGCCAAGAGCCTTTGCCTGTTACACGTGAAGAATTTGAAGTGAGGGCCTCGCTCTTTTATTTGTTAAGTGAAATTGAACAATATCTATTGCTCAAACATAATTACATTCGTTCAGAGAGAGAACTGGAACGAATGCATGCACGGTTAAAAGTGGGGAAAGCAAAAGCGAAAGCCAAACAGAAAGAGTAA
- a CDS encoding DUF952 domain-containing protein: MDMIVKISTEQQWNTAQEQGTYLHPSLDTEGFIHCSTPEQFEGVANRIYKGQQHLLLLVIDPTRLSSELKYDLAKDGQLYPHIYGPLNLDAVIRVISFSSDKKGYFSLPAELSSL; encoded by the coding sequence ATGGATATGATCGTTAAAATTTCTACAGAACAGCAATGGAATACTGCCCAAGAGCAAGGTACATACCTACATCCATCCCTAGACACGGAAGGATTTATTCACTGCTCTACTCCGGAGCAATTCGAAGGTGTTGCTAATCGAATCTACAAAGGACAACAGCATCTGCTGCTCTTAGTGATTGATCCTACTCGGCTTAGCTCGGAATTAAAATATGATCTAGCGAAAGACGGACAATTGTATCCACATATTTACGGTCCTCTTAACCTAGATGCCGTCATTCGAGTAATATCGTTTTCATCTGACAAAAAAGGATATTTTTCCCTACCTGCCGAACTCTCTTCCTTGTAA
- a CDS encoding SIMPL domain-containing protein: protein MRKKAMNKVVASFLTLGLLTGGSFLAAVPAAHAQEAQVIRNIHVTGVGSISIDPDVAYLQVGVETNAKTAKEAQEKNAKIFAAVEKVLNQEGLSEKEIQTIQFATSPQYNYEDKAGPVLTGYQSQHIVKVTYRNLNKIGNLLDKLSAAGANRIDSVQLSTDKQAKYEGQALTLAVQNAKAKAEALAKASGVTVKKVLTISESNVVERPYILAKNELSMQDSAAKGSSIAPGQIKVETTVSVQFEIE from the coding sequence ATGAGAAAAAAAGCAATGAATAAAGTAGTAGCGTCATTTCTGACACTTGGATTGTTAACAGGTGGAAGTTTTTTGGCTGCTGTACCTGCCGCACATGCTCAAGAGGCACAGGTTATTCGAAACATTCATGTGACAGGAGTAGGTAGTATCTCTATTGACCCGGATGTGGCTTATCTCCAAGTAGGAGTAGAGACGAATGCGAAAACAGCAAAGGAAGCACAGGAAAAGAATGCAAAAATTTTTGCTGCAGTGGAAAAGGTGCTGAATCAGGAGGGTTTATCTGAAAAAGAAATTCAAACCATTCAATTTGCAACTAGCCCACAATACAATTACGAGGATAAAGCGGGTCCTGTCCTGACAGGCTACCAAAGCCAGCATATTGTAAAAGTAACATATCGAAATCTAAATAAGATTGGTAATTTGTTGGATAAGCTGTCAGCAGCCGGAGCTAATCGAATTGATTCCGTTCAGTTAAGTACAGATAAACAAGCCAAATATGAAGGGCAAGCCTTAACACTAGCTGTTCAAAATGCAAAAGCTAAAGCAGAAGCGCTAGCCAAGGCATCTGGAGTGACAGTGAAAAAAGTACTGACCATTTCAGAGAGCAATGTTGTAGAACGTCCCTATATCCTAGCGAAAAATGAATTATCGATGCAGGACTCAGCAGCTAAGGGTAGTTCAATCGCTCCTGGACAAATTAAAGTAGAAACAACTGTTTCGGTGCAGTTTGAAATTGAGTAG
- a CDS encoding SurA N-terminal domain-containing protein, translating to MMKKFDVTMLTIAILVVGLVILGVTGKQETQEPAVATVNGEAITKDRVINGFTPKGQQKVMENAIKEIVIRQEAEKLGVQVDQKAIDAEVEQIKKSWGTKEEFEEFLKRKKITEADMRKDLEMSELSEKAFATSIPLKDEEIKKYFEQHKSEFGDNAVYENVKDKVKEKAMSEHKKEFFDQWIHTLVKNADIKYISKIEQPVFEEDAKK from the coding sequence ATGATGAAAAAATTTGACGTAACCATGCTTACTATTGCAATTCTAGTAGTAGGTTTAGTTATACTAGGTGTGACAGGTAAGCAGGAAACACAAGAACCAGCAGTAGCTACTGTTAACGGAGAGGCAATAACAAAAGATCGTGTCATTAATGGCTTTACCCCTAAAGGTCAGCAAAAGGTTATGGAAAATGCAATCAAAGAAATTGTTATAAGACAAGAAGCGGAAAAGCTTGGGGTACAAGTTGACCAAAAAGCGATAGATGCTGAAGTAGAACAGATTAAGAAAAGCTGGGGAACGAAAGAAGAATTTGAAGAGTTCTTAAAACGCAAGAAAATTACAGAAGCAGACATGCGTAAGGATTTGGAGATGAGCGAGCTTTCCGAGAAGGCCTTTGCTACATCTATTCCATTGAAAGACGAAGAAATAAAAAAATATTTTGAACAGCATAAATCCGAATTTGGTGATAACGCTGTTTATGAGAATGTAAAAGATAAAGTAAAAGAGAAGGCAATGAGCGAGCACAAAAAAGAGTTTTTTGATCAATGGATTCATACTTTAGTGAAAAATGCAGATATTAAATACATCAGTAAAATTGAACAACCTGTCTTCGAGGAAGACGCGAAGAAGTAA